The Chitinophagaceae bacterium region TTGTATAGTAGGAGCAGTAACAGAAGATGCTCGAATAGACACTTGTCCTCTTTTTTTTGCCATCAATAATCCTTTTGTGTTTATGGTTGCTTTTGCAGTATCAAGAGATACCCATATTACTTTTGCATTCATTATGGTGGAAGATGTTCTATTATAAACGGTTGCTTTCAGAGAAGTAGTATCTCCTCCTCCTATAAGTTGTCTTCCGTTTATAGTTATGCTCACAGGAATCGTGTCTAATGCAGGTACTCTGTTTTGTTCCAATACTGCTAAGGTATAATTTGCAATATAATTACTTGCTTTTGCGTGTATCACAACCATTCCGCTTGTTTTACCCGTCACTAATCCTGTAGAGGAAACAGATGCAATACTTGGATTTTCAGAATACCATGTAATGGGCTTATTGGCAATAATTTGTTGTGTAGAATTGAGTGCTGTTGCAGATAGTGCTAAGGTTTCTCCTATTTCTATTGTATTTTTTGCGCCGGTAATGGACACAAAAGTAGCCACAGTATCTACTCTGTTATTAATGCTGTCCGATGTAATAATTATTTCAAAAAGAGATTGTATAGTAGGAGCAGTAACAGAAGATGCTCGAATAGACACTTGTCCTCTTTTTTTTGCCATCAATAATCCTTTTGTGTTTATGGTTGCTTTTGCAGTATCAAGAGATACCCATATTACTTTTGCATTCATTATGGGAGAAGATGTTTTATTATAAACGGTTGCTTTCAGAGAAGTAGTATCTCCTACTGTGACGATTTGTTTTCCATTTATAGCTATGTTTGCAGGGATAGTGTCTACTATTTCTCTTTCTAAAATGTTGAGTGTTATTTCTTCAGATTCTATACCGTTAAATTGTGTTTTTATTCTTATTGATCCTCGGGATAAAGCAGTAACAATATTGTTTTTTACGGACACAATGGTTGAATCAAATCCGTACCATTTGTTATTTTCTATTGTAAAAAACTCATTGTATTGATTTTCAGCAATTGCTTTGAGATGAATCGTATCCTTAATATAGAGGGGCTTGCTACTATTATAACGTACTGTTATATTTGTTATTTTATCATCTATAGCATCTTCGAAAATACAATTATGAAAAAGGTACATAATACAAATAGAGAAAATAATGGAAATGCATATTTTTTTTTTTTTCATTATTGCGGTGGATTTTAAATGTATATAAAATTGAAAAATAGTATTACTTTTTTGTATCTATAAATGTAGATGTTTTAAATAATATTTATATTATGTTGTATGGTAATGGATAATTTTGTTACTTTTTATTATTTTTTCATAAAAATAGTATTGTATGTATAAAAAACAAAAAAATAATTCTATTTTACACTTTTTTAAAAATATTGTGAAAAATGTTTTGGATTTTTCTAAAATGACAATTTTTCTTCATTATCTTATAAGATTACAAAAGTCATAGCTTTTGTTTCCTTTTAATTTCTATTTTTTTTATTTCATAACTATACAAAATTATCAAATGAATATATCTTATAATTGGCTTCAAGAATATATTACAATAAACGAATCCCCTCAAACAATATCGGAACAACTTACACAATTAGGGTTAGAAGTAGAATCAGTAGAGGAATTAGGAATAAAAGGAAGTTTAAAAGGAATTGTGGTAGGGGAGGTGATAGAATGTGCAAAACATCCTCATGCTGATAAACTCAAATTAACCAAAGTAAGCATTGGAGAGGGGGAACTATTACAAATTATTTGCGGTGCTTCCAATGTAGCAAAAGGACAAAAGGTATTAGTTGCATTACCAGGAACTACTATTTATAATAAAAAGGGAAA contains the following coding sequences:
- a CDS encoding Ig-like domain-containing protein is translated as MKKKKICISIIFSICIMYLFHNCIFEDAIDDKITNITVRYNSSKPLYIKDTIHLKAIAENQYNEFFTIENNKWYGFDSTIVSVKNNIVTALSRGSIRIKTQFNGIESEEITLNILEREIVDTIPANIAINGKQIVTVGDTTSLKATVYNKTSSPIMNAKVIWVSLDTAKATINTKGLLMAKKRGQVSIRASSVTAPTIQSLFEIIITSDSINNRVDTVATFVSITGAKNTIEIGETLALSATALNSTQQIIANKPITWYSENPSIASVSSTGLVTGKTSGMVVIHAKASNYIANYTLAVLEQNRVPALDTIPVSITINGRQLIGGGDTTSLKATVYNRTSSTIMNAKVIWVSLDTAKATINTKGLLMAKKRGQVSIRASSVTAPTIQSLFEIIITSDSINNRVDTVATFVSITGAKNTIEIGETLALSATALNSTQQIIANKPITWYSENPSIASVSSTGLVTGKTSGMVVIHAKASNYIANYTLAVNAMPQSSVARVELSASKNFLTPQQTLSISAKVYNTAQTLLTDKTVIWKSSNNNIVSISSNGIVTAVSMGTANITGTVDGISSNNFKVNVISKLTRTASMNPVGHYAMGDISITQMNNDSLLITFHNNLNIDPALSIELHLSNSQTNISSAKLVSSLSNGRNVGPRTFTISNTLVDTYNYAVIWCRPANVRTGYSTMFQ